One Cupriavidus necator N-1 DNA window includes the following coding sequences:
- a CDS encoding helix-turn-helix domain-containing protein, whose translation MNATENTPPVRLLTPAELAVCIKVFRDARQWTQEQLAVIAGLNVRTVQRVERGWPADADTCRALASAFDFLDIDALNKPFAIPPEDELKAAQEQFDLEHVTFAAIRLTTGKQLAELAQTSTMDMSELAFEMGAEADKRFAALMEYFRNYRDALDAYTEAQKREAADTMQANIDVLKTLGVSLCYAERNVLLKGGSDPDRPMPANVLYVIGFPLGKEPKLFATPTSVDIRL comes from the coding sequence ATGAATGCGACGGAAAACACGCCACCAGTACGCCTGCTGACCCCCGCCGAGCTGGCTGTCTGCATCAAGGTGTTCCGCGACGCCCGGCAATGGACTCAGGAGCAGTTGGCCGTGATCGCTGGGCTCAACGTGCGAACCGTTCAGCGCGTCGAGCGAGGCTGGCCGGCCGACGCCGACACCTGCCGGGCGCTGGCCAGCGCGTTCGATTTCCTGGATATCGACGCGCTCAACAAGCCATTCGCGATTCCACCCGAAGACGAACTCAAGGCTGCGCAGGAACAGTTCGACCTCGAGCACGTCACCTTCGCGGCGATTCGGCTGACCACGGGTAAGCAGTTGGCCGAGCTGGCGCAGACCAGCACGATGGACATGTCGGAGCTGGCCTTCGAGATGGGCGCCGAAGCGGACAAACGCTTCGCCGCACTGATGGAATATTTCCGCAACTACCGCGATGCCCTGGACGCCTATACCGAAGCGCAGAAGCGCGAGGCGGCTGACACGATGCAAGCCAACATCGATGTGCTCAAGACCCTTGGCGTTTCGCTCTGCTATGCCGAGCGCAACGTGCTGCTGAAGGGGGGCTCGGACCCGGACAGGCCAATGCCAGCTAACGTCCTGTACGTGATCGGGTTTCCGCTCGGCAAGGAACCCAAGCTATTCGCGACACCAACTTCCGTTGATATCCGTCTGTAG
- the gabP gene encoding GABA permease, translating into MNPSGKGLSHGLKARHVTMVSIAGVIGAGLFVGSGRAIAEAGPAALLAYAMSGLLVVLVMRMLGEMAVAQPDTGSFSTYADGAIGHWAGFTIGWLYWWFWVLVIPIEATAAAAILSAWLPAIPQWTFALAITLALTGTNLFSVRNYGEFEFWFALIKVVAIVAFIAVGGLAVLGLLPGAQVSGVARLVDYGGFMPNGAHAVIAVVLTTMFAFMGAEIVTIAAAEAEHPARQIVRATRSVVWRISLFYLGSIFIVVALVPWNDPLLVTHGAYQRALEILGVPHAKAIVDVIVLTAVMSCLNSALYTASRMLFSLSTRGDAPSGLSRTAACGTPRAAVLVSTAFAFVCVLANYLMPERVFAFLLATSGAVALLVYLVIAVSQLRMRAVLERRAAELPLRMWGYPWLTWSVVVVILGVLAAMVWHPAHRMEILATATLLAGVLAGAWLNARNRSADGQALAMDDSP; encoded by the coding sequence ATGAACCCGTCAGGGAAAGGGCTGAGCCATGGACTCAAGGCGCGTCACGTCACGATGGTTTCGATTGCAGGCGTCATCGGCGCCGGACTGTTTGTAGGCTCCGGGCGAGCTATCGCCGAGGCCGGCCCGGCCGCGCTGCTGGCCTATGCCATGTCTGGGCTGCTGGTGGTGCTGGTCATGCGCATGCTGGGCGAGATGGCTGTGGCACAGCCGGATACCGGATCGTTTTCGACCTACGCGGACGGCGCCATCGGACATTGGGCCGGTTTCACGATTGGCTGGCTGTACTGGTGGTTCTGGGTCCTCGTGATCCCGATTGAAGCGACCGCGGCGGCGGCCATTCTGAGCGCCTGGTTGCCCGCCATACCCCAGTGGACGTTTGCGCTGGCGATCACGCTCGCGCTGACCGGCACCAATCTGTTCTCGGTCAGGAACTATGGTGAGTTCGAATTCTGGTTCGCGCTCATCAAGGTGGTCGCCATCGTGGCGTTCATTGCCGTAGGCGGTCTGGCGGTGCTGGGTTTGCTTCCGGGGGCTCAGGTATCGGGCGTGGCGCGGCTGGTTGACTATGGCGGGTTCATGCCGAATGGCGCACATGCTGTCATCGCTGTCGTCCTGACAACGATGTTCGCATTCATGGGGGCGGAGATCGTCACCATTGCGGCGGCCGAAGCGGAACACCCGGCCCGGCAAATCGTGCGCGCGACGCGCTCGGTGGTGTGGCGCATTTCGCTGTTCTACCTGGGCTCGATCTTCATTGTTGTTGCACTGGTGCCGTGGAATGACCCGCTGCTGGTCACCCATGGGGCGTACCAGCGCGCGCTGGAGATCCTCGGCGTGCCGCACGCCAAGGCGATCGTCGACGTCATCGTTCTGACAGCGGTAATGAGCTGCCTGAACTCGGCGCTCTACACCGCCTCGCGCATGCTGTTCTCGCTGTCGACGCGGGGCGATGCCCCGAGCGGCCTAAGCCGGACTGCCGCGTGTGGCACACCGCGCGCCGCGGTACTGGTGTCCACCGCATTCGCTTTCGTGTGCGTGCTGGCGAACTACCTTATGCCAGAACGCGTCTTCGCCTTCCTGCTGGCTACCTCTGGCGCCGTGGCGCTTCTGGTCTACCTCGTGATCGCAGTATCGCAGCTGCGCATGCGCGCAGTACTGGAACGACGCGCGGCAGAGCTGCCGCTGCGTATGTGGGGCTACCCGTGGTTGACGTGGTCGGTCGTCGTGGTGATTCTCGGTGTCCTCGCGGCCATGGTCTGGCATCCCGCCCATCGCATGGAAATTCTCGCGACAGCGACGCTGCTTGCGGGTGTGCTGGCTGGTGCCTGGCTAAATGCGCGTAACCGAAGCGCAGACGGGCAAGCACTGGCGATGGATGACAGCCCGTGA
- a CDS encoding DUF2958 domain-containing protein, whose protein sequence is MIQPLITAEQREQLLANGHAYATGKARDPLPVVRLFTPDAHATWLLAALDPADGDTAYGLCDVGIGMPELGHVKLSDLASIVGPLKRPILRDRYFRPTRSLGEYARLAQSSGSIVD, encoded by the coding sequence ATGATCCAACCTCTCATCACCGCCGAACAACGCGAGCAGCTGCTCGCAAACGGCCACGCATATGCAACCGGAAAGGCCAGGGATCCGCTGCCCGTGGTGCGGCTGTTTACCCCCGATGCGCATGCGACCTGGCTACTGGCCGCGCTGGATCCGGCCGATGGTGACACCGCCTACGGTCTGTGCGACGTGGGTATCGGCATGCCCGAACTGGGCCATGTGAAGCTGTCCGACCTGGCATCCATCGTTGGGCCGCTCAAGAGGCCGATTCTTCGTGACCGGTACTTCCGGCCAACGCGGTCGTTAGGCGAGTACGCCCGGCTGGCACAGTCCAGTGGCTCGATCGTCGATTGA
- a CDS encoding helix-turn-helix domain-containing protein: MKGKGQHKRNPVATLLGQRLKACRIEAGKSQETLAFEALVDRTYISAMERGVANPSVETLANICYCLGITLAELFEPLTISLKPTGTRRSNTAEPEEIKRQRLR; encoded by the coding sequence ATGAAAGGCAAGGGTCAGCACAAACGAAATCCGGTCGCGACGCTCCTCGGTCAGAGGCTAAAGGCTTGTCGTATCGAGGCGGGAAAATCTCAGGAAACCTTGGCGTTCGAGGCGCTGGTGGACCGCACGTACATTTCCGCGATGGAGCGCGGCGTCGCGAATCCCTCGGTCGAGACCTTGGCCAACATCTGCTACTGCCTCGGCATTACACTCGCCGAACTATTCGAACCACTGACAATTTCCCTGAAACCGACAGGTACGCGCCGCTCAAACACCGCGGAACCCGAGGAGATCAAGCGTCAGAGACTGCGCTAA
- a CDS encoding helix-turn-helix domain-containing protein, giving the protein MTAKHSLATAIRIIRKARGLSQEAFSDVSSRTYMSSLERNLKSPTMHKLTELCEVMQVHPLTLLTLAYAGESTHKADQLLAHVRQELEAILKERDVP; this is encoded by the coding sequence GTGACGGCGAAGCACTCATTGGCAACAGCAATACGCATAATCAGGAAAGCGCGCGGCTTGAGCCAGGAAGCGTTCTCCGACGTGTCTAGCCGTACTTACATGAGTTCCCTGGAGCGCAACCTAAAAAGCCCGACCATGCACAAGCTGACCGAACTATGTGAGGTCATGCAAGTGCATCCGCTAACGCTGCTGACGCTGGCCTATGCCGGCGAGAGCACGCACAAGGCCGACCAGCTTCTGGCGCACGTGCGCCAGGAATTGGAGGCGATCTTGAAAGAGCGCGACGTGCCGTAG
- a CDS encoding DUF736 domain-containing protein, whose translation MANIGIFTAQNDGFIGTVRTLTLNVKVRFIPNDKASENAPDFRVQAAGGYDLGAAWKKVSQSERPYLSVTLDDPSFPATIYARLIEEDDGTHNLIWSRSKPTA comes from the coding sequence ATGGCCAACATCGGCATCTTCACCGCTCAGAACGACGGCTTCATTGGCACGGTTCGCACCCTGACGCTCAACGTCAAGGTCCGGTTCATCCCCAACGACAAGGCGAGCGAGAACGCCCCCGACTTCCGCGTCCAGGCGGCCGGCGGCTATGACCTCGGCGCGGCGTGGAAGAAAGTCAGCCAGTCCGAGCGGCCCTACCTGTCCGTGACCCTTGATGATCCTTCATTCCCGGCGACGATATACGCCCGGCTGATCGAGGAAGATGATGGTACGCACAACCTGATCTGGTCGCGCAGCAAGCCGACGGCCTGA
- a CDS encoding helix-turn-helix domain-containing protein: MKQVLSTPSQLGEILRSARRAKRLTQGQAATRLGLSQSRLSALEIEPKAISSEQLLALVSLYGLELVLQSKNHAPPSQETEW; encoded by the coding sequence ATGAAGCAAGTGCTCTCAACGCCATCTCAGCTAGGCGAAATATTGCGGTCGGCTCGCCGAGCCAAACGGCTCACGCAGGGCCAAGCCGCCACCAGGCTGGGACTAAGCCAAAGCCGGCTGTCTGCCTTGGAGATTGAGCCCAAAGCCATCTCTTCGGAACAGTTACTGGCCTTGGTCAGCCTTTATGGCTTAGAGCTCGTTCTCCAGTCGAAGAACCACGCCCCTCCATCGCAAGAAACGGAGTGGTAA
- a CDS encoding type II toxin-antitoxin system HipA family toxin, with amino-acid sequence MGRKSHTRALSVWANGQRVGTWRIPPHSPMELQYDKDWMASAAGRPLSLSLPFGIDTSPLKGERVRNYFDNLLPDNDNIRRRLATKYQTASTDPFDLLEAIGRDCVGAVQLLKEDEAPQNVNSIEGTPLSDTDIEQLLENTVTTTGPGTIMEDEDFRISIAGAQEKTALLRHEGKWLLPHGATPTTHILKLPLGLVGNRKADLSTSVENEWLCMQLFKEFGLPVADCEILTFGKQKVLVVTRFDRQLHHSGKWIMRLPQEDFCQVLGVPPHLKYEAEGGPAMVDIAAVLRQSQTPERDLKTFLATQVLFWMLAATDGHAKNFSIHMLSGGRYNLTPLYDILSAWPIIGDGPNHVSYHKAKLAMAVAGKNRHYLLKDIRRRHFNAMAPKCYADSTAEPIMEELIAKVPTAVSNVANRLPPNFPAHVSDSILEGLQASAKKLGDMNAG; translated from the coding sequence ATGGGAAGAAAGTCACACACTCGGGCGTTGTCAGTCTGGGCCAATGGCCAACGTGTTGGCACCTGGCGCATCCCGCCGCATAGCCCTATGGAGCTCCAGTATGACAAAGACTGGATGGCTTCTGCCGCAGGACGCCCCTTGTCCCTTTCACTGCCGTTCGGCATCGACACCTCTCCTTTGAAGGGCGAGCGGGTCCGCAACTACTTCGACAACCTTCTGCCGGATAACGACAACATCCGCCGGCGGCTCGCTACCAAATATCAGACCGCTTCCACCGACCCCTTCGACCTGTTGGAAGCAATAGGACGAGACTGCGTTGGCGCCGTCCAGCTTCTCAAGGAAGACGAAGCCCCCCAGAACGTCAACAGTATTGAAGGCACCCCGCTATCTGACACCGACATTGAGCAGCTCCTCGAGAACACGGTTACCACAACGGGGCCTGGAACAATAATGGAAGATGAAGATTTCCGCATCTCCATTGCAGGCGCCCAAGAAAAGACCGCCCTGCTCCGTCACGAAGGGAAATGGCTGCTTCCGCATGGGGCAACGCCGACTACACATATCTTGAAGCTACCGCTCGGCTTGGTTGGCAACCGGAAAGCTGACTTGTCGACCTCGGTAGAGAACGAATGGCTTTGCATGCAGCTCTTCAAGGAGTTCGGACTGCCGGTGGCCGACTGTGAGATATTGACCTTCGGCAAGCAGAAGGTGCTCGTCGTCACGCGATTCGACCGACAACTTCATCACAGCGGCAAATGGATAATGCGTTTGCCGCAAGAGGATTTCTGCCAGGTCCTCGGCGTGCCTCCCCATCTGAAGTACGAAGCAGAAGGCGGACCTGCAATGGTCGACATTGCGGCAGTCCTCCGGCAGTCACAAACTCCAGAGCGGGACCTGAAAACATTCTTGGCAACACAAGTCCTGTTCTGGATGCTGGCTGCTACAGACGGCCACGCCAAGAACTTCAGCATCCATATGTTGTCAGGGGGCCGTTACAACCTCACACCGCTCTATGACATTCTGTCCGCTTGGCCGATTATCGGGGATGGGCCCAACCACGTCTCGTACCACAAGGCTAAGCTCGCCATGGCAGTTGCCGGCAAGAACCGCCACTATCTGTTGAAGGATATTCGGCGCCGCCATTTCAATGCCATGGCACCTAAGTGCTATGCAGACTCAACTGCGGAACCAATCATGGAGGAGTTGATTGCCAAGGTCCCAACGGCCGTTTCGAACGTGGCCAATCGACTGCCACCAAATTTCCCTGCTCATGTCTCGGACAGCATCTTGGAAGGCCTTCAGGCGTCCGCCAAGAAACTCGGTGACATGAACGCAGGTTAG
- a CDS encoding FAD-dependent oxidoreductase, whose translation MKQLEHALVVGGGIAGCSAAIALAQAGVRVTMLEKQQEWRFQSSGIFIYHNGLAALGSLGVLPQILSSGFAIADGRNIYLDQHGKPIVDTFYPSSHRDIPPIVGIRRAEMHRVLAGRLDALGVDIRLGTTVVRIDQHAADHVTVALSDDTTGQYDLVVGADGIRSNIRRLVAGPLEPAYTGLGVWRSVHVRPRDLTAKVMMMGVGKRLGIMPISDDQLYLFGTLPEPAGTWYDRADWPALMQARFAEFGGPARQFLDALSPGAEVLYTAVEEVAAPLPWHHGRVIMIGDAAHASTPFMGQGGAMALEDAVLLAQMLSREADVETTLQAFGEARYPLCKFVQDTSRKVGEAGAREGATLLAARNETMQRTAQRQVDDFYARMDALRHQLPAAQRG comes from the coding sequence ATGAAGCAATTGGAACACGCGCTGGTCGTCGGCGGCGGCATCGCAGGCTGTTCGGCAGCCATTGCGCTGGCACAGGCCGGCGTGCGGGTAACGATGCTGGAGAAACAGCAGGAATGGAGATTCCAGAGTTCTGGCATCTTCATTTATCACAACGGCCTTGCAGCACTTGGCAGCCTTGGGGTGCTGCCGCAGATTCTTTCAAGCGGCTTTGCCATTGCCGATGGGCGCAATATCTATCTGGACCAGCACGGCAAACCGATCGTCGATACATTCTATCCGTCTTCGCATCGGGACATCCCGCCGATCGTAGGCATTCGCCGGGCCGAGATGCATCGCGTCCTTGCCGGCCGGCTCGATGCGCTGGGCGTCGATATCCGCCTGGGCACTACAGTCGTTCGGATCGATCAGCACGCAGCCGACCACGTCACCGTCGCGCTATCCGATGACACCACGGGCCAGTACGATCTCGTGGTAGGAGCGGATGGCATTCGGTCAAACATCCGCCGCCTGGTTGCCGGCCCGCTCGAGCCGGCCTACACCGGCCTCGGCGTCTGGCGCAGCGTGCATGTACGCCCGAGAGACCTCACCGCCAAGGTCATGATGATGGGCGTCGGCAAGCGACTGGGCATTATGCCGATCAGCGACGACCAGCTATACCTGTTCGGGACGCTGCCCGAGCCCGCCGGCACGTGGTACGACCGTGCCGACTGGCCGGCGCTGATGCAAGCCCGCTTTGCCGAGTTCGGCGGCCCGGCGCGCCAGTTTCTCGATGCGCTCTCGCCCGGCGCCGAGGTACTCTACACCGCCGTCGAGGAAGTAGCCGCACCGCTACCGTGGCACCACGGCCGTGTGATCATGATCGGCGACGCAGCACACGCCTCTACCCCCTTCATGGGACAAGGCGGCGCGATGGCACTCGAAGACGCGGTGCTCCTGGCGCAAATGCTGTCGCGCGAGGCCGACGTCGAGACCACGCTGCAGGCCTTCGGCGAAGCTCGCTATCCCTTGTGCAAATTCGTGCAGGACACCTCGCGCAAGGTCGGCGAGGCCGGCGCCCGGGAGGGCGCCACGCTGCTGGCGGCGCGCAACGAAACGATGCAGCGCACTGCACAGCGGCAGGTGGATGACTTCTACGCGCGGATGGACGCGCTACGTCATCAATTGCCCGCGGCGCAGCGCGGCTGA
- a CDS encoding AraC family transcriptional regulator gives MNPGPHDVLSGILSACKAERAVTASFRLHAPWALHSAGTEGALIRVCTGRGYWIQTDGGMPVEICPRDIVMLPRGTSHTLSSMRCPGNSVVPISDLLQAHMVGRHGDHPIEMTYGADGAGSADEPPTQLYSLHLWMPAPDVGTIPAELPPLIVLRSDTFALADTLATTMELLVHDSLAQRPGWRLSAARMGDLLLVHILGEYLRTPAAARQDTANVLDDPGIARAIAAMQEAPQRDWSIPQLAAVAYLSRTVFTERFRTLVGVPPIQYLCAYRMNLATERLRQPRARIGDVAEAVGYASEKAFSRAFQRWIGVSPTQYQCDATAP, from the coding sequence ATGAATCCTGGACCGCATGATGTCCTGAGCGGCATCCTTTCCGCATGCAAGGCCGAGCGCGCCGTGACGGCGAGCTTCAGGCTTCACGCACCTTGGGCGCTGCATTCGGCCGGGACCGAAGGCGCACTGATCCGCGTGTGTACTGGACGCGGTTACTGGATCCAAACCGATGGCGGCATGCCTGTTGAGATTTGTCCGCGCGATATCGTCATGCTGCCGCGCGGCACCTCGCATACGTTGTCATCAATGCGCTGCCCCGGCAACAGCGTCGTGCCCATCTCAGACTTACTGCAGGCGCACATGGTCGGCCGCCACGGTGATCACCCAATTGAAATGACGTACGGCGCCGATGGCGCAGGCAGTGCGGATGAGCCGCCCACGCAATTGTATTCGCTGCACCTGTGGATGCCCGCGCCTGACGTAGGCACCATCCCGGCAGAACTGCCACCGCTGATTGTCCTGCGTAGCGACACATTTGCGCTAGCAGATACGCTGGCAACCACGATGGAACTGCTGGTGCATGACTCGCTTGCCCAGCGTCCGGGCTGGCGCTTGTCCGCGGCACGTATGGGCGACCTGCTGCTCGTGCATATCCTGGGCGAGTACCTGCGTACCCCGGCGGCCGCGCGGCAGGACACAGCGAACGTCCTTGATGACCCCGGCATCGCACGCGCAATCGCGGCCATGCAGGAAGCGCCGCAGCGCGACTGGAGCATCCCCCAACTCGCCGCCGTTGCGTACCTGTCGCGCACAGTATTCACTGAACGCTTTCGCACGCTGGTGGGGGTGCCGCCCATACAATACTTGTGCGCCTATCGCATGAACCTCGCCACCGAACGGCTGCGCCAACCGCGTGCACGGATCGGGGATGTTGCCGAAGCGGTCGGCTATGCCTCAGAGAAGGCCTTCTCACGCGCGTTCCAACGCTGGATTGGGGTATCGCCCACGCAATACCAGTGCGACGCCACGGCGCCCTGA